TGGCTCGGTTCCAGTTTTGGGCTGCCGATACCCGTTATATCGCCTTTTCATCCTTGCCTTTTCAGCTCTGATTTGCGTGTTGTTGGGAATTGGCCTCAAACGTACGCGGCTTGGGGTCATTATTCGTTCGTCTGTTTCGGATCGGGAAATGGTAAGCGCGCTGGGCGTCAATACTTTCCTCGTGATGACCGGAGTCTTTGCCATGGGTGCGGCCTTGTCCGCTATCGCGGTATTGTGGGCGTCGTCGGGAAAGCTGGTTTAATCCGGCGCCTGATCGGCATATGGCGTGCACCCAGGAGAGAACAGCCATGAAACCGACGCTTGAACTCCGAGAAATTCATCACGATTTTTCGGGACTTCGTGTGCTGGCAGGCGTCGACCTGAGCGTTTTTCCGGGTGAGCGGCACGCCATCATCGGACCGAATGGCGCAGGCAAAACGACTTTGCTCAACATAATCAGCGGGCGCTTGCATCCACGGCACGGGTGCGTCATCTATAGGCAGAAGGACATCACGCGGATGTCTCCCTATCGTATCGCTCGTCTTGGCGTCGCTCGTTCCTTCCAGGTTATCAACACCTTTCCACGGCTGACTGTCTTTGACTCCGTGCGAAGCGCCGTGTTGTCCCGCATCGGCAGGCGACTCGATGTCTGGCATGTCGTCGACCACCAGGAGTCTGTGACCCGGCAGACAACCAATGTTCTTCGATTGCTTGGGCTACTCGAGAGGCGCG
The genomic region above belongs to Paraburkholderia sp. HP33-1 and contains:
- a CDS encoding ABC transporter ATP-binding protein, with product MKPTLELREIHHDFSGLRVLAGVDLSVFPGERHAIIGPNGAGKTTLLNIISGRLHPRHGCVIYRQKDITRMSPYRIARLGVARSFQVINTFPRLTVFDSVRSAVLSRIGRRLDVWHVVDHQESVTRQTTNVLRLLGLLERRDTPACALSYGEQRQLEIALTIAASPELVLLDEPTAGLDVDESRKAIELIHQVSKNKTLVMIEHDMEVVFALADRISVLHYGVLVACGTPDQIRNSKEVQSAYLGTNLYVGRRS